The following DNA comes from Candidatus Cetobacterium colombiensis.
GCATTTTGTTATTTTCATAACTTCTGACTATTTTCTCTATTCGGTTGTTAATGTCCTTCTCTACAATTCTTGCCGGCGGTGTTTCCCGCTGACAAAAATTATAGTACCATAAATTTTAAAACAAGTCAATAACTTTTTTTATTTTTTTTATATTTCTAACACAAATAAAAAAGCTGTAATAATTTCTAGAATAATTACAGCTCTCTTAACATTTTAAAACTTCTATAACTTTGATATGTTTAGATTTTTTTTACTTAGAATAGTTTGGCGCTTCTTTTGTAATAATTATATCATGAGGATGACTTTCTTTTAAACCAGCCCCTGTTATTTTTACAAATTTTCCATGAACTTTTAAATCTTCAATTGTAGGTGTTCCACAGTATCCCATTCCAGCTCTAACTCCTCCACATAACTGGAATACCACATCTTTTAAACTTCCTTTATAAGAAACTCTTCCTTCAATTCCCTCTGGAACTAATTTTTTTGCATCATTTTGGAAATATCTGTCTTTAGAACCTCTTTTCATAGCTGCCATTGAACCCATTCCTACATACACCTTATATCTTCTTCCTTCATAAATTATCTCTTCCCCTGGAGCTTCAGTTGTTCCTGCTAAAAGTCCACCTAACATAACACAATCAGCTCCTGCCGCTAAAGCTTTTACCATATCTCCTGAAAGTTTTATTCCTCCATCGGCAATTACACCAATTCCTCTAGTTTTACAAACTTCGTAAACATCATTCACTGCTGACAATTGAGGAACACCAACTCCTGCTACAACTCTTGTTGTACAAATAGACCCAGGTCCTACTCCAACTTTTACTGCATTTACTCCAGCTTCAATTAAATCTAAAGCAGCTTCTGCAGTAACTATATTCCCTCCTATTATATTCAAATTAGGGAAATTTGTTCTTATTTCTTTTATTTTTTCCATAACTCCTTTTGAATGACCGTGAGCAGAATCAACCGTAATTATATCTACTCCAGCTTCAACTAAAGCTTTTACTCTTTCTAAAGTATCTGCTCCTACTCCAACAGCTCCTCCTACTCTTAATCTTCCTTGTGAATCTTTACAAGCAAAAGGATACTCTACTAAATTATCTATATCTTTTATTGTTATTAATCCTTTTAGTTTTCCAGCTTCATTAACTATTGGTAATTTTTCAATTCTATTTTCTAATAAAATATCTTTAGCTTCCTCTAATGTAGTTCCAACTGATGCTGTAACTAAATTTTCTTTTGTCATAATGTCGCTAACTAACTGATCCATATCTTTTCTATATTTTAAATCTCTATTTGTTATAATTCCTATTAATGATCCATCTTCTTCAATTACAGGTAATCCAGAAATTTTATATCTTCTCATTATCTCTTCTGCATGCCATACAGTCGAATCTTTTGTTAATGTCACAGGATTTTTTATCATTCCGCTTTCGTTTCTCTTTACTCTATCAACTTCTGCAGCTTGATCCTCTATACTCATATTTTTATGAATAAATCCTATTCCTCCTTGTCTAGCTAAAGCTATAGCTAAATCTCCTTCAGTAACTGTATCCATAGCAGCACTTAAAACTGGAACATTTAATTCTATATCCTTTGTAAGTCTCGTCTTTAAACTAACCTCGTGTGGTAATACCTCTGATCTTGCCGGAACTAATAGCACATCATCAAAAGTTATTGCTTCTTTAATTATTTTTCCATTCATCATTTTCCTATTCCCTCCGATTTTTTCCAGTTTTTAAATAAAGACCTGCACTTTTTTTTAGTACTGTGCAGGTCTTTTTTTATTTATTTTCGTTATTATAGCACATTTTTGACCCTATGTCATTTCTAAAAAATAATTTTTTACATTTTATTTTATTTACATCAAAATATGCTTTATTTTTAGCCTCTTCTAAGGTGTTTCCATACGCAATAACAGATAAAACTCTTCCACCTGCAGTTTCTAATTTGTTATTATTTAATCTAGTCCCCATATGAAAAACTAATGAATCTAAATTTTGAGGAATTTCTATTTCGCTTCCTACTGTTGATGATTTCGGATAATTTTCAGAAGCCATAACTACGGCCACTGTATATCTTTCATCCCATTGTAGTTCCACTTTTTTTTCGTCTAATAAATCTAAAATTGCTTTTACAAAGTCTGATTTTAATCTTGGTAATATTCCTTCTGCTTCTGGATCTCCAAATCTTGCATTAAACTCTATTGTTTTCACTCCATCTTTCGTCAACATTATTCCACCAAAAAGAAAACCTTTAAATGGAATTCCATCTTCTTTCATTCCTTCAGCCATCGGCTTTAAAATTTTCTCTAAAGTTTCATCAACTATTTTAGAATCGATTTTATCTACAGGAGAGTATACCCCCATTCCTCCTGTATTAGGTCCCTCATCATTATCAAATGCTCTTTTATGATCTTGAGCAATCTCCAAAGGAATAACTGTTTCCCCATTTGTTAAAGCAATTATAGAAAATTCAAATCCATCTAGATACTCTTCTATTACAACTTTATTTCCTGGAATTGAAAATGCTATTTCTAAAGCTTCAATAGCATCATCTTTTTTTAAAGCTACTGTTACACCTTTTCCAGCTTTTAATCCATCCTCTTTTATTACTATAGGAGCTCCTTTTATTTCTACATAAGCTTTTGCCGCCTCTAAATTATCAAAAGTTTCATATTCTCCAGTTGGAATTTTATATTTTTTCATAAGTTTTTTAGCGAAATCCTTACTAGATTCTATTTTAGCTGCTTCTTTTGTAGGGCCAAATATTTTTAAGCCTCTTTTTTCAAATTCGTTTACAATTCCTAAAGCAAGAACACTTTCCGGTCCTACTATAGTCAAATCTATTTTGTTATCTTGAGCGAAATTAGCTAACGCTTCTATATTTTCTTCTGATATATTTACAAGTTTTCCAATATTTTCCATACCTATATTACCAGGAGCTATAAATACCTCTTTAACCAAACTACTCTCTTTTACTTTCCATGCTATTGCATGCTCTCTTCCACCTTTTCCAACTACAAGAACTTTCATAAACTCCTCCAATAATTAATGTTTAAAATGTCTAACTCCTGTAAATACCATTGCAATTCCATGTTTGTTACACTCTTCTATAGAAAGTGCATCCTTAATTGATCCTCCAGGTTGAATTATAGCTTTTACTCCATACTGTGCAGCTAATTCAACTGTATCTGCCATTGGGAAAAACGCATCTGATGCTAAAACTGCACCAGTACATTTTTCTTTTCCTTGTTCTAAAGCTATTTTAGCTGCTCCAACTCTATTCATCTGCCCAGCACCTATACCGATAGTCTGATTATTTTTCCCTATCACTATCGCATTAGATTTTACATGTTTAACTACATTCCAGTTGAATAATAAATCTTCTATTTCATCTTCTGTTGGCTTTCTTTCTGTTACACAAACAAGTGTATCAGAAGATACTTTTAACTCATCAAATTCTTGAATTAATGCTCCATCCATTACAGAAGTTATTTTCTTTTTATTTAAAATACTTGAATTTAAATTTAATTCCATTATTCTTATATTTTTCTTCTTTGTTAAAATTTCTAAAGCCTCTTTTTCATAAGCTGGTGCTATTATTATTTCTAAAAAAAGTTGAGATAATTTTTCTGCAACTTCTGTTGTTATCACATCATTCGCTGCTACAATTCCTCCAAAAATAGATGTTTTATCTGCTTCATAAGCTCTATTCCAAGCTTCTTCTATATTTTTTCCACTTCCAACTCCACATGGATTCATATGTTTTACCGCTACTACAGTTGAATCTTTAAATTCTTTTAAAATTTCCAATGCTGCATTTGCATCTTGAATATTATTATATGATAGTTCTTTTCCATGAAGCTGTTTTGCGTTTCCTATAGAATAACCTGCAAAACTACTTTTATAAAATCCTGCTTTTTGATGTGGATTTTCACCATATCTTAAATCTTGAACTTTTTCATACGTTATTGTCATACTTTCTGGAAATTCTTCTTTTACTTTCCCTGTTAAATATTCAGCAATTAAACTATCGTATGCCGATGTGTGTCTAAATACTTTAGCTGCAAATTTTTCTCTTGTTTCTAAATTAGTATCTCCTGAATTTTCAAGCTGCAACATAACCGCTTCATAATCTTTTGGATCTACCACTACTGTAACCGATTTATAATTTTTAGCTGCAGACCTTAACATACTTGGTCCACCAATATCTATATTTTCTATTAACTCTTCATGTGTTGCCCCTACTTTTGATAAAGTTTCTTTAAATGGGTACAAGTTTACTACTACCATATCTATCATTTCAATTTTATTATCTTCTAAAGCTTTTAAATGCTCCTCATTATCTCTAACACAAAGTAAAGCTCCGTGAACATTTGGATGTAAAGTTTTTACTCTTCCGTCCATAATTTCAGGAAAATTTGTAATATCCGATATACTTAATGTTTTTATTCCTGCTTCATCTAATGTTTTTTTAGTCCCTCCTGTAGATATTACTTCATACCCTAAAGACACTAATTTTTTAGTAAAATCAACTATTCCTGTTTTATCAGATACACTTATTAACACACGTTTCATTTATATTATTCTCCTCTTTTAAATAACTTTTTTAAAACCATAGGATATATCCTATGCTCAATATCATGTATTTTTTCTTTTAATTCTTCTAAACTCCAACTAGAGTCTATCTTCAATCTTTCTTGATAAATTATCTCTCCAGTATCAATGCCTTTATCCACATAATGAATAGTTACTCCTGTTTTATTTACTCCTGCATTAAACGCATCCCCTATTCCGTCTTTTCCAGGAAATTCAGGTAAATAAGCCGGGTGGATATTTATTATTTTATTATAGTATTCTTCTAATAAAATCGGAGATATTATTCTCATATAACCAGCTAGGACTATATATTCAATCTCTTTTTTTCTTAGTATCTCTATAATTTTTTCTTCAAACTCCATTTTGGTATTAAACTCTTTTGGATTTACAAAACAATATGGTACATTTAATTTTTTAGCCCTTTCAATCGCATACGCTTTTTCTTTATCAACAATTAAAAGCTCAACTTGATAGCCTTCTCCTTCATTTTGAGCTTCTACCAATCTTTGAAAGTTCCCACCATTACCTGATGCAAAAACTGCAATTTTTACCATTTTATTTCTACTCCTGATTTTTTAGTAACCTCTCCTAAAATCATAGCTGTTTCATCTATTTTTTTTAACTCTTTTACTAAAATTTCAACTTCAGATTTAGAGACTACAAATATAAATCCAACCCCCATATTGAATACATTAAACATCTCTTTTTTAGGAACTCCTCCAACAGCTTCTAAAAATTTAAAGATTTTTAATTCATTTATATTCTTTATTTCAATTTCTACTCCCAATCCTTCTGGTATTATTCTTGGAATATTTTCATAAAATCCCCCACCTGTTATATGACACATTCCTTTTATCTTTACTTTTTTTAAAATTTCTTTCACTGTTTTTACATATATTTTTGTAGGTGTAAGTAGTTCTTCTCCTAAAGTTTTTTCAAATCCTTCATAAACTTTTTTCAAATCTAAATTTGCATCCTTAATTATTTTTCTAACTAAAGAAAATCCATTCGAATGAACTCCACTAGAAGATATTCCTATTAATACATCTCCCTCTCCTATTTCAGAACCAGTAATCAATTCTTTTTTTTCTACAGCTCCTACAGTAAATCCAGCTATATCATAGTGTCCTTCACTATACATTCCTGGCATCTCTGCAGTTTCTCCACCTATTAAAGCACATTCTGCTGCTACACAACCATCTGCGACACCCTTTACTATACTCTCTATCTGTTCTGGATAGTTCTTTCCAACTGCTATATAATCTAAAAAATATAAAGGCATAGCTCCTTGAACTAATACATCATTTACACACATTGCAACAACATCTTGCCCTATTGTATCGTGTTTATCCATCTCAAAAGCTAACATTAACTTTGTTCCTACTCCATCTGTACCGCTAACTAAAACAGGTTCTTTCATCCCTAGTTCTGATAAGTCAAACATTCCACCAAAAGCTCCTAAACTATTTATTGCTCCCTTTACTTTTGTTCTTTCCACATGACTTTTTATTCTTCTAACTGATTCGTATCCTGCCTCTAAACTTACTCCAGCTTCCATATATTTATTACTCAATTTTATCTCCCCTATCTCTTTAAATTTTCTAATAAACTAAACATACTTGTTGGGTACTTTCCTGTAAAGCATGCCATACAGATATTTTTTCCTAATCCTTCTAGCATTCCTTCATGAGATAAAAATGCTAACGAATCCGCTCCTACATATTCACCTAACTCCTCAGGCGATAATTTTGTACTGATTAATTCACTATAAGTAGAAGTATCTACACCATAAAAACATGGACTTATAATTGGAGATGATGCTATTCTCATATGAACTTCTTTTGCTCCAGCTTCTTTTAAAAGTTTTATTATATGTTTTGAAGTTGTTCCTCTAACAATTGAGTCATCTACTAAAACTACTCTTTTTCCTTTTACAACAGCTTCCATAGCAGATAGTTTCATTTTAACCCCACGCTCTCTTTGATGCTGATTTGGTTTTATGAAAGTTCTTCCTACGTATCTATTTTTTACAAGACCCATTTCATATGGAATTCCAGAATAATCTGAATAACCCATAGCTGATGATAGAGATGAATCTGGAACCCCTATAACTATATCTGCTTCCACTGGATTTTCTTTTGCTAATATATTCCCACAATTTCTTCTACTAGTATGAACATTTAAACCATTTATACTACTGTCTGGTCTTGAGAAATATATATATTCCATTGAACACATTTTATCTTGAGTACAATCTGTATATTGGAAAGTTTCTATATTTTCTCTCGAAACTTTTAAAACTTCCCCTGGTTTAAGGCTTCTCATGTATTGAGCTCCAACAATTTCAAAAGCTGAACTTTCAGAACTAAAAACATATCCATCTTCTAATTTTCCCATTGATAAAGGTCTAAATCCATTTTTATCTCTTATAACGAATAAATTTTCACTATTCATTATAAGGAACGAAAATGCACCTTCTAACTTAGGTAACGCTTTTAATATTTTTTCGTGAAAATCTCCAACCTCTCTTTGGATTAAGTGTCCAATTATTTCACTATCAGAAGTTGTATGAAAAATACTCCCCATAGCTTCTAATTGCATTTTTAACTCTTTTGCATTAACAATATTTCCATTATGAGCTATAACAAAATCTCCAGTATGTGAACGAACTAATATCGGCTGAACATTCTCAACCCCTCCACCTCCAGTTGTTGAATATCTTACATGTCCAATAGACATATCTCCTGGTAGTTTTCCAATTCTTTCAGTATTAAAAACTTCTGTTACTAATCCTTCACCTTTTTCTCTGATTATATTTTGTCCATCAGAGGAAGCTATTCCAGCTCCCTCCTGTCCTCTATGTTGTAATGAATGCAATCCGTAATATGTTAATTGAGCTGCATCTTCTACGTTAAAAACTCCAAAAACTCCACACTCTTCATTTATTTTTCCACTTAAAAAATATTCAATCTCTTTTATCATTTTTACCCCACTATTTTATTTAATCTTGCTAAAACCTCTTGATAAGCTTCCTCTACGTCTCCTAAGTCTCTTCTAAATCTATCTTTATCTAATTTTTTTCTAGTTTCTTTATCCCATAATCTACAACAATCTGGAGAAATTTCATCTGCTAAAATTACATTTCCGTCGTTGTCTTTTCCAAATTCAATTTTGAAATCCACTAATTCAATTCCGATTTTATCAAACAAATCTTTTAAAAGACTATTTATCTTTTCCGTTTGAGAATAAATATTTTCTAATTCATCTTTTGTTGCAAGCTTTAAAGCTACTGCATGATAATCATTTATCATCGGATCTCCTAGCTCATCTTTTTTATAACAAATTTCAAATATTGGACTTTCTAAAATTTGTCCTTCTTCCATTTTAAACAATTTTGCTGTTGATCCTGCTAATGTATTTCTAACAATAACCTCTAATGGAATTATTTCTACTTTTTTACAAAGTTGAGCTCTTTCTGATAAATTTTCTATCAAGTGAGTTTCTACTCCATTTTTCTTTAAATAATCATATATTATTGTTGTAATCTGACTATTTAAAATTCCTTTATTTTGTATTTGACCTTTCTTTAAATTATTAAAAGCTGTTGCATCATCTTTGTAGTAAATGATAACTTCATTAGGATTTTCTGTTCTGTAAACTTTTTTTGCTTTTCCTTCATATAACTTATTTGCTTCTATTAATAACATTTGGTCACTCTCCCACTTTAAATTTTTATTTTTTAATTTTTATTTTTTAAAATAGTTAACTCCATTAGTAAATAAATCTTGCATTTTATTTCCATCTATATTTTTTAATAATCCATCTTCATATCTCTCTGAATGTCCCATCTTACCTAAAATTCTTCCACACTTAGAAACAATCCCCTCTATTGAATAAGTTGAACCATTGAGATTATAATTTTTATCCATTGTTATTTTTCCATTTTCATCACAATATTGAGTTATAATCTGACCATTTTCAAATAGCTCCTCTGCAAACTCTTTTGAAACTACAAATTTTCCCTCTCCATGAGAAACTGGTATATTATGTGTCTCTCCAATTTCAAATGAACTCATCCAAGGAGAGTTATTTGAAACTATTTTTGTTCTTACAACTCTTGATATATGTCTATTTATATTATTTCTAAATAATGTTGGTGATTTTTCATTTACACTATCTACATTTCCATAAGGTAATAATCCAGATTTTATAAGAGCTTGGAATCCATTACATATTCCTAAAACTAATCCATCATTTTCTAAAAATTCTTTCATGCTCTCTTTGATTATTGGATTTTGAAGTATATTTGCTATAAATTTTCCTGATCCATCAGGTTCATCACCAGCACTAAATCCTCCAGGGATCATAAATATTTGAGCTGATCTCATTTTCTCAGAAAGCACTTCAATACTTTCTTTTATTTCATCTACTCCTAGATTATTAAAAACATATATTTCCACTTCTGCTCCAGCTCTTTCAAAAGCTTTTTTAGTATCATATTCACAATTTGTTCCTGGAAAAACAGTTACTAATACTTTTGGTTTATCATAAAGTTTTTTAGCTTTAAATACCTTTTCAGTTTTGAATTCTTTTTCTATAACTTCTCCAGTATTTTCCATATTATATGGATATATTTTTTCATATCTTTTTTCCCAATTTTTTATTAATTCATCTATCATGAATTTCTCTTCATTTAGTTCAATCATATTTTTTTCAACTGTTTCACCTATAAGAATTCCAAAATCTAATTTCTCTTTAGATTCAACAATTATATCTCCTGGCATTAAATCAAATAAATTTTCATCAGTTTTAATTTTTACACCTATTTTGTTACCAAAAGTCATTTTTATAACTGCTTCTGCGATACCACCAAATTTAATTGTTGATGCTGAAATTATTTTTCTGTTTTTTATAGCTTCCTCTACTAAATTAAAGTGATTCTTTATTTTTTCGAAGTTTGGTGTATCTCCATTTAATCTTTCTGTTTTTATTAAATATACTTCACTTCCACCATCTTTAAACTCGGGAGAAATTATATTTTTTACATCTTCTGTTGTTACGGCAAATGATATTAATGTTGGTGGCACATCTAAATCTTTAAACGTTCCACTCATACTATCTTTTCCTCCAATAGCAGGAGTTTCAAAATTTAATTGTGCTTCTAGTCCACCAAGTAAGGCTTCAAAAGGTTTTCCCCATTTAACTTTATCTTTTCCTAATTTTTCGAAATATTCTTGAAAAGATAATCTTGCTTTTTTATAACTTCCTCCTAAAGCAACTATTCTTGCTAATGATTCAATTACTGCATATTGAGCTCCTAAATATGGTGAATATTCTGATATTAAAGGATTATATCCATAAGTCATTATAGAGCATGTATTTGTTACTCCATCTGTTGGAAGTTTTTGAACACTTCCCTCAGATTCAGTTAGTTGATATTTTCCACCGTAAGGCATTAATACAGTACTTCTTCCGATTGAAGCATCAAACATCTCAACCATTCCTCTTTGAGAAGCCACATTCATGCTAGCTAATATATTTTCCACTTCTTCTTTTAAATTGTTTATCCCATCTTTTATAAAAGGATTTTTCTTTTCAGATGAAGTCACATCTACATTTTGAATTTGTCTAACTCCATTTGTATCTAAAAACTCTCTTGAAATATCTACAAGTATCTCATTTTTATATTTAATTACTAATCTTTCTTCTTCTGTAACTACAGCAACTAGAGCTGATTCTAAATTTTCTTTTTTCACTAATTGTTGAAACTTTTCTGCATCTTTAGCTTCTACTACTACAGCCATTCTTTCCTGAGATTCTGATATAGCTAACTCTGTTCCATTAAGCCCTAAGTATTTTACAGGAACTGTGTCTAAATTTATTTCTACACCCCTTGCAATTTCACCTATTGCTACACTTACTCCTCCCGCTCCAAAATCATTAGATTTTTTTATTAATTTTGTCACTTCTGGATTTCTAAATAATCTTTGAATTCTTCTTTCTACAGGTGCATTTCCTTTTTGAACCTCTGAAGAACATTTTGTCAACGATGTTTCATTATGTTCTTTTGAAGATCCCGTAGCTCCTCCAACTCCATCTCTTCCAGTTTTTCCACCAAGAAGAATAACAATATCTCCTGGAATTGGACTTTCTCTTCTTACATATTCTTTCTTAACTGCTCCTACTACTGCTCCTACTTCCATTCTTTTTGCTTTGTATCCATTATGATAGATTTCTTTTACAAAAGTAGTTGTAAGTCCAATTTGATTTCCATAAGATGAATATCCATGAGCTGCTCCTTTAGATATTTTCTCTTGTGGAAGTTTGTTTGGTAATGTATTTTCTATTCCTTCAGTTATGTCACCAGCCCCCGTTATTCTCATAGCTTGATAAACATAAGCTCTTCCTGAAAGTGGGTCTCTTATTGCTCCACCAACACATGTACTAGCTCCTCCAAAAGGTTCAATTTCTGTAGGGTGGTTATGAGTCTCATTTTTAAACATCAATAACCATTTCTCTTTTTCTCCATCTACATCTACATCAATTTCAACACTACATGCATTTATTTCTTCTGATTCTTCTAAATCCTCTAACTTTCCTATCTTTCTTAAATACCTTCCCCCTATAGTTGCTATATCCATTAAAGTTATAGGTTTTTCTTCTCTTCCTAATTTCTTTCTTAAATCTAGATACTCTTCAAAAGATTTTTGAATGTTTTCAGTTAAATTTCCACATTCAATTTTTATATCTTTTAAGTATGTTTCAAATGTTGTATGTCTGCAGTGATCTGACCAATATGTATCTAATACCTTAATCTCTGTTTCTTTAGGATCTCTTTTTTCTTCATTTTTAAAATAATTTTGAATATGTACTAAATCTTCTAAAGTCATAGCTAATCCATGTTCATTTAAAAAACTTTCTAATTGTTCAGGACTTTTTTCTATAAAACCTACATATGTTGGAACTGGTTCTATATTAATATCCTCTTCAAAAATAAGAGTATTTAAGTTTTTTTCTCTAGTTTCAATTGGGTTTATCAAATAATTTTTTATTCTATCAAAGCTTTTTAATTCACCATGAAAAACTAATAATTTTCCACTTTTAATTTTAACATCAGCTTTATTATTTAAAAGCATCAGACACTGTTCTGCAGAATCTGCTCTTTGATCATATTGCCCTGGTAAAAACTCCATTGCTAAATATTTTTTATTATCTAATTCAACCTCTTCGTAAACATCATCAGTTACAGGTTCAGATAAAACTTTATTTTTCAAAAGTGATAAATCATTTTCTGTACAATTAAATATATCATAAACATTATATAAATCGATTTTTGCGATTCCATCCTCTTTTAAATTTTCTAAAAGCTCACTTTTTATACCTAAACTCTCTACCTGAAATCCTTCTTTTTTCTTTACAAATACCCTTTTATTCATTATTCCTCCCTAAAATGAATTAGCTTTAACTATTAGCTCTTCTATATTTTCACCGCAATAATTTATATGTCCCATCTTTCTATCTTTTTTCCACTCAGTTTTTCCATAAATATGAACTTTAGAGTTATCTTCTTGCTTTAACTTTTCAACTTTTTCTCTATCTTCTCCCATAATATTTAACATTACGACAGATTTTAAAAGTTTTATTTCTGGTAACTTCTCTCCTAAGATTCCCATTAAATGAATGTCAAATTGAGAATAATTACAAGCATCCATTGTATAATGAGCACTATTGTGAGGTCTCGGAGCCATTTCATTAAAAAATATTTCATCTCCTTTTATAAAATATTCAATGCCTAATGGTCCGTAAATGTCTAATCCTTCGATAATATTTTTTGATAACTCTTCTATTTTTTTTGAAATTTCTTTAGTCACTCTAGCAGGAACTATAGTTTTATTTAAGATTCCATTTTTATGTATATTTTCCCCCACTGGAAAACTTACAATATCACCATTAATACCTCTAACAACTAAACATGAAACCTCTTTATCAAAATAAACCATTTTTTCTAAAATATATTCTATTCCAAATTTTATATCTACTTGTTTTAAGTCCTCTTCTTCTGTTATCTTCCATTGACCTTTCCCATCATATCCACCTGAACAAGTTTTTAGGATACAAGGAAACCCCATTTCTTTTATCCCTTTTTCTAAGTCTTCAAAATTTTCAATTTTTTGAAACTTTGCTGTTTTTACACCTATTTTATTTACAGCTTCCTTTTCTCTTATTCTATGTTGACTTAAATATAAAGGTCTTTTTCCTTGAGGAACATTCCCATTATTTTCTTTTAAATAATCTATTATTTCATTTGGAACATTTTCAAATTCATAAGTTATTACATCTGTAGCCTCTGCTAATTTTTTTAACTCTTTTTTATCATCGTATTGAGCTACAATATGATTAAAAGAACTTAACTGTCCACAT
Coding sequences within:
- the purK gene encoding 5-(carboxyamino)imidazole ribonucleotide synthase — translated: MKESRTIGILGGGQLAKMLCDSGKKMGHKTLILDPNPDSCGQLSSFNHIVAQYDDKKELKKLAEATDVITYEFENVPNEIIDYLKENNGNVPQGKRPLYLSQHRIREKEAVNKIGVKTAKFQKIENFEDLEKGIKEMGFPCILKTCSGGYDGKGQWKITEEEDLKQVDIKFGIEYILEKMVYFDKEVSCLVVRGINGDIVSFPVGENIHKNGILNKTIVPARVTKEISKKIEELSKNIIEGLDIYGPLGIEYFIKGDEIFFNEMAPRPHNSAHYTMDACNYSQFDIHLMGILGEKLPEIKLLKSVVMLNIMGEDREKVEKLKQEDNSKVHIYGKTEWKKDRKMGHINYCGENIEELIVKANSF
- the purC gene encoding phosphoribosylaminoimidazolesuccinocarboxamide synthase, whose protein sequence is MLLIEANKLYEGKAKKVYRTENPNEVIIYYKDDATAFNNLKKGQIQNKGILNSQITTIIYDYLKKNGVETHLIENLSERAQLCKKVEIIPLEVIVRNTLAGSTAKLFKMEEGQILESPIFEICYKKDELGDPMINDYHAVALKLATKDELENIYSQTEKINSLLKDLFDKIGIELVDFKIEFGKDNDGNVILADEISPDCCRLWDKETRKKLDKDRFRRDLGDVEEAYQEVLARLNKIVG
- a CDS encoding phosphoribosylformylglycinamidine synthase; protein product: MNKRVFVKKKEGFQVESLGIKSELLENLKEDGIAKIDLYNVYDIFNCTENDLSLLKNKVLSEPVTDDVYEEVELDNKKYLAMEFLPGQYDQRADSAEQCLMLLNNKADVKIKSGKLLVFHGELKSFDRIKNYLINPIETREKNLNTLIFEEDINIEPVPTYVGFIEKSPEQLESFLNEHGLAMTLEDLVHIQNYFKNEEKRDPKETEIKVLDTYWSDHCRHTTFETYLKDIKIECGNLTENIQKSFEEYLDLRKKLGREEKPITLMDIATIGGRYLRKIGKLEDLEESEEINACSVEIDVDVDGEKEKWLLMFKNETHNHPTEIEPFGGASTCVGGAIRDPLSGRAYVYQAMRITGAGDITEGIENTLPNKLPQEKISKGAAHGYSSYGNQIGLTTTFVKEIYHNGYKAKRMEVGAVVGAVKKEYVRRESPIPGDIVILLGGKTGRDGVGGATGSSKEHNETSLTKCSSEVQKGNAPVERRIQRLFRNPEVTKLIKKSNDFGAGGVSVAIGEIARGVEINLDTVPVKYLGLNGTELAISESQERMAVVVEAKDAEKFQQLVKKENLESALVAVVTEEERLVIKYKNEILVDISREFLDTNGVRQIQNVDVTSSEKKNPFIKDGINNLKEEVENILASMNVASQRGMVEMFDASIGRSTVLMPYGGKYQLTESEGSVQKLPTDGVTNTCSIMTYGYNPLISEYSPYLGAQYAVIESLARIVALGGSYKKARLSFQEYFEKLGKDKVKWGKPFEALLGGLEAQLNFETPAIGGKDSMSGTFKDLDVPPTLISFAVTTEDVKNIISPEFKDGGSEVYLIKTERLNGDTPNFEKIKNHFNLVEEAIKNRKIISASTIKFGGIAEAVIKMTFGNKIGVKIKTDENLFDLMPGDIIVESKEKLDFGILIGETVEKNMIELNEEKFMIDELIKNWEKRYEKIYPYNMENTGEVIEKEFKTEKVFKAKKLYDKPKVLVTVFPGTNCEYDTKKAFERAGAEVEIYVFNNLGVDEIKESIEVLSEKMRSAQIFMIPGGFSAGDEPDGSGKFIANILQNPIIKESMKEFLENDGLVLGICNGFQALIKSGLLPYGNVDSVNEKSPTLFRNNINRHISRVVRTKIVSNNSPWMSSFEIGETHNIPVSHGEGKFVVSKEFAEELFENGQIITQYCDENGKITMDKNYNLNGSTYSIEGIVSKCGRILGKMGHSERYEDGLLKNIDGNKMQDLFTNGVNYFKK